The sequence AGGCGTATGACGCTCGCCTGCAGAGTCGATCGCCCGCGGTGATCGCGGGCGAATTCATCGGCGATGCGTTCGGGCTCGACCGGCGCAGTTGGATCAAGCAGGTCGAGATCGGCGGCAAACGCCTGAAAGACGTCGGTATCGTTCGCATGATCCGGAAACGGAGCGAGGCTGCGACCGGGGCCGCGCAGCCGTTCGATTGCCGTGATCAGTGAGCCGCCGGCCTCGATCTCGGCGAAAACGCGGCCGATCGGCGCATTAAGATGTTCGGCGAGCAGGCGATTGCAAAACCCGGCGATCGCTCTTGCCTCGGGGGAGCCCGCCTTTCCTTCGACGGCGAGGTTGCATTCGGAATCGAGGCCAACGGAGCGGTTGTTGAGGTTCGCCGATCCGACATTGACGAACCGGCCGTCGATGATCATCACTTTCGAGTGGACCTTGATGCCGACGTCTCCCGACGTGCCGACGACGGGGGTATAAACCCGCACACGGTTGTACTGATCGGCTTCCCGCACGCGCGCCAGCATCTGCTGTTGGCGGCTGCCCATCGTCGTTCGCTCGAGCCAGCCTGTCGGTTGACGGGGTAGAACGAGGACGATCTCGGGACAGTCCGGGCGCGCCAGGCGCTCGATGATGACCTGGACGATGGGCACGGCGCAGAAGTACTGGTTTTCGATGTAGATGCTCGTTTGGGCGCGGCGGATCGACTCGACGAACAAGGCTTCGATCTCGCGGACCTCGCGATGCCCTTTCCATGCGGGATACGTGCGGGCGATGGTGACGTCGACGAACCGCAAGTCGGCGGTAAGGTCATCCGGCCAGGGATCCTCGTTTCCGTTCACCGCCGGTACCAGCCGCTGGCCGGTCGCTCGTTGCCAGCGATCGCGCGCCACTTCGGCCAGCATCTGCGCCGCGGCACCGTCGACCGCGACCTGAATGTCATGATGTGGCTCATACGGCGTGCCGTCGGCATTGCGGCGGCGGGGATCGGCGGGGCGGTGCGCGGGCGCGTCCAGCCGGCAATCCGTCAGGTCGATGCCGCCGACAAAGGCGAGTTGATCATCGATGACCACGAGCTTCTGATGCTGCGAGGCGCCGATCGGGTGTGCCTCGTCGAGGGCGAAACATAAGCGCGGATTGGTGAACCAGTCGAAGCGTGCCTGCTGTGCCCACTCGCGGTCGAGCCCGTAAAGCAGTGGCGAATCCCAGTTCAGTACCCGGACCCACAGATGCGGACGCAGCCTCGTGACGTGGTTGAGAAACGGGCCGAGCTCGTTGGGAACGTCCGGGCGCGCCTCGCCCGGAAACTCGAGCAGCGTGCGGCTGTTAACGTCCCAGCCGATGATCAGGATTGAGCGTTGGGCCCGCATCGCCGCAGTCTTGAAAGTGCGAAAGTAATCTTGTGCGTCGATCAGGAAAGCAAAGCGATCCGCCCGGCATTTCATTTCGCGCAAAGCCGTCCGCTGCACGCGCGTGCGCTCCGCCCTGACCAATGTCGTCGTCATCGACCTCCCTCCGCGTCTGGATCGCCGCGTGAGAGAGACACATAGCCTCACTCTGTTTCTGGCAGCGTCTCTGTGCAAAGACGCATCCGGCTGGCGATGCCGTAAGCCCACGGAGCCACAGTCGGTTCACGATCCTTGCAGCGGTAACCCATTGTTAATCGCGATCGACGAGGATGGTTCCCGCGTGTACCTTATAGGCGAATGACTCACGGCATTCATCGCGCAACGGTACCTACGTATCCCCGGGAGACATCGAGTTCGCCGGGCTGCCATACTGTCTGGAGCATCGTGCATGTTGGATCGGTTCAATAACCTGGCGATCAGAACGAAGGTGACGCTGGCCTTTGCCATGGCCCTTCTCGTCACCGTGGCACTGGGCGCCTTCTCCTTGGATCGCTTGGCCGGCATCAATCAACAGACCCAGGTAGTCACGCAGAATTGGCTGCCGAGCCTGCAGGCCATCGGTGATCTCAATGACGCGATCGGCAAGTATCGCCGGCTGCAGGCCAACCACATCCTGTCGACGACCGGTAAGGAAATGGATGGCTACGAGGCCGAGATGCAGGAGACGGCGGGCCGGATCGCCAAAATTCGCGCCGCCTATGAGCCGCTGATTTCGACGGACGAGGAGCGAGCGCTGTACAACAACTTCTCTCGCCTCTGGGAGATTTATCTCGAAAAATCAAAGGAGGTTATCGAATTATCGCGCAATAACGAAAATGATAAGGCAGGAAACATATTCAATACAACACTGCGCGAAGCGTTTAATTCTGCCCACAATCCCGTTAAAAATGACGTCGCGTTGAATGTCCGCGAAGCCAATAATGCGGCACGATTCGGCGAAGAACTCTACAATTCGACGTTCATACTTGTGGTCATCGTTCTTGTCGTCGCCGCGATGATTTGCTGCGTTAGTGGCTTTTTGATCGTGGTCAGTGTTTCGCGACCGATCGCGGCGATGACCGCGACGATGCGCAAGCTTGCCGCCCGCGATCTTGCCTGCGAGATCAATGGGGTCGGCCGTCGCGACGAGATCGGTGGCATGGCCGCGGCGTTGCAGGTGTTCAAGGACAACATGATCACCGCCGATCGCCTCGCGGCTGAGCAAGAGGCAGAGCGCAAGAACAAGGAACGGCGCGCAGAAGCACTCGACTCGCTGACGAAGGGCTTCGAGGCCAAGGTGGGGCAGCTCGCCGCGTCGCTGTCCTCGGCGGCGGGTGAGATGCAATCTGCGGCGGAGGCGATGTCGACCGCGGCCGATCAGAGCAATCAGCAGGCATTGACGGTGGCCTCATCTGCCGAGCAGGCATCAGCGAACGTCCAGACAGTCGCGAGCGCGGCCGAACAATTGTCCTCGTCGATCAGCGAGATCAGCCGTCAGGTGACGCAGTCCTCGCGGATCACCCAGCAGGCGGTCGAGGAGGCTCGCCGCGTTGACGGCACCATGCAGGCTTTGGTCGAGGGCGCGCAGAAAATCAGCGAAGTGGTCGGGCTGATCAACGATATCGCCAGTCAAACCAACCTTCTTGCCCTCAACGCCACGATCGAATCTGCGCGCGCCGGTGAGGCTGGCAAGGGTTTCGCGGTGGTCGCCAGCGAAGTGAAATCGTTATCCGGGCAGACGGCTCAGGCGACCGATCAGATCGCCGGCCAGGCGGCGCAGATGCAGGCGGTGACCAAGGACGCGGTAGCAGCGATTGAGGAGATCAGTCGGGTGATCGCCGAGATCAGCGAAATTGCCACGGGAATCGCCTCGGCCATCGAACAGCAGAACGCGGCGACGCAGGAGATTGCCAGCAACGTTCAGGGCGCGGCGCGGGGGACTCAGGAGGTCACCAGCAGCATCGCCGCCGTCAAGGAGACGGCGAGTGGCGCCGGATCGGCTGCGGGCCAAGTGCTCGGTGCCTCGAAGCACGTTGCCGAGCAGTCCGCGCAGTTGACCCGCGAGTTGAACACCTTCCTGGCCCAGGTCAAAGCCGCGTAAGCTGAAGCGTCAGGCGATGCCGATCGCTCCTTGACACTGTGTTCAGGGGGGCGGGTTTCACAGAGCCTTTCCCATACCCGACGATTAAGTTTTCGGTCGGCTATGGACATGCGGCTCGCTGGGATGATCTCCGACGGTGTGCTCGTGGCTGTCGAGGCGAAGGTCGACAGGCACGAGCCAGAGATGACCGTGGCGGACGCCGCGTTGTGCGGTGATGGTGCCGGCGAAAGCGGTGACCTGCTGCGTCGGCCCGCGCAGGATGGCGGCCTCCATGCAATTTTCATGATCGAGATGAAGGTGGATCGTCGAGATCGTCAGATCGTGGTGCGCGTGCTGCGCCTCGATCAGGCGTCGCGGCAATTCCCGCTCTGAATGATCGTAGACATAGGTCAGGCACCCGATGCAGGCGGGCGCCGAGACGCTGGCGAAGCGCTCTCGCTCCAGCCGCTCGCGCACGAGGTCGCGAAAAGCCTCCGAGCGGTTGCTGTAGCCGCGAAGTTGCATGAGTGCGTCGAACTCCGCGAGCAACGCGTCGTCGACGGAGATCGTGATCCGCTGCATCGCCTGGGTCTCCCATCGTTCCTTGGTGCGCGACGGTCCTTGCATTCGCGCCGACGCGTGGTATGAAGAATTCGCAGATCATCATACCGGCGCGGGGCGCGGCAAAAGCATCGCGCAAATCAACGATGCCGGACCGCCACCCGGTCCGCCAACCAAGAATCGATGGAGACGGGACATACGAACATCGACGACAGGGGCGATCGTAAGCGTTGGTTTTCTCCTACTCGCGCCCGGCGGAGATGCGCAGGCGCATTTCCAGGTGGTTAAGCCCTCGACCGACACGGTTACCGCGGAAAGCGGTGGTAACGTTCTGATCGATCTTATCTTCACGCACCCGATGGAGCGCGGCCCGGTGATGACCATGGAGCGCCCCCAACGCTTCGGCGTCAAATCGGGCGGCACGATCGAGAATCTCGATGCGCGTCTGCGGGCGACGACGCACGACGGCAAGCAGGCGTGGCAGGCGTCCTACGAGATCAAGACACCGGCGGACTACGTCTTTTTCGTCGAGGCGAAGCCGTACTGGGAGCCCAGTGAAGGCAAGATGATCGTGCACTACGCCAAGGTCGTCGTCGATGCCTACGGAGCGGGTGAAGGCTGGGACGAACTGGTCGGGTTGCCGGTGGAAATCCGTCCGCTGACCCGTCCTTACGGCGTTTGGACAGGCAACGTTTTCCGCGGTGTCCTCGAGCGCGATGGCCGGCCGGTGCCCGACGCCGAGGTCGAGGTCGAATGGATGAACGACAGCTCGGTGACGCCGCCGTCGGATGTCTTCATTACCCAGGTGGTCAAGACCGACGCCGCGGGCGAATTCGCCTACGGCCTGCCGCGCGCCGGCTGGTGGGGCTTCGCCGCCTTGACTCAAGGCGAGAAGACGATGAAGAACCCGGCCGGCAAGGATGTCCCGGTCGAACTCGGTGCGCTGATGTGGATCCGCGCCGTGGACATGAAGTAGCGGCGAGGAGCCGCAGGCAAAAAATAACGGCGAGGAACCGCGGACATGGCGCATATTCCGGATGGCGTGCTTTCGGCGCCGGTGCTGGTCGGTGGCGTCGCCGCCGCGTCCATGCTTCTCGCCGTCTCGCTCAAGCGATTGGATTACGAAAAGATCCCACAGGCGGCGTTGCTGTCCGCCGTGTTCTTCGTCGCGTCGCTGGTCCACATCCCGGTCGGTCCGACGAGCGTTCATCCCCTGCTCGGCGGGCTGATAGGCCTTGTGCTCGGCTGGTCCGCCGTACCGGCGATCCTGGTGGCGCTGACCTTGCAGGCCCTCTTTTTCGGCTTTGGCGGCCTGAGCACTCTCGGGGTCAATGTCGTCGACATGGCCGTGCCGGCGCTTTTGATCGCGGCCGTTCTTGGCCCGCTTTTGCGTCGACTCGAATTACCGCGCGCCATCTTTGCACTTGGCGCATGCGCGGGAGCCGGCGCGGTCGCGCTGACTGCGCTGTTCGTCTGCGCGGCTCTGGCGCTGAGCGGCCCTGAATATCGTCCCGCCCTCGGCATCGTGCTGCTGAGTTACGGGCCGCTGATGGTGATTGAGGGGGCGCTGACCGGTGCGGCGGTGGTGCTGCTGAAGAAGGTCAAGCCGGAGATCCTCGGCGTGGGGAGTCCGGCGCATGCCTGAGTTGGCCGTGCGACCGGCGCGCGCCTTGCGCGTGCCAATGCTGTCGACGGCCGTGCTGGCGGTGGCCGTTTTGGCAGTGGCTGTTTTGGCAGTGGGCATGCTGGCGATGGCGGTGCTGGCAGCATCACCGGCTTACGCCCACAAGTTGAAAGTATTTGCCACCGCCGTCGGTCCGCGCATCGATGGCAGCGCCTATTTCGTCGGCGGCGGCCCGGCGCGGGGAGCGAAAATCGTCGTCGCCACACCGGGAGGCGAGACACTGGCGCTGCTGCAGACGGACGACGACGGCAAGTTCGCGATCACTGCAACTCGGCGTGTCGATCACGTCATCATCGTCGATTGTGGCGACGGGCACGTCGCCCGTTTCGTCATCGCCGCCGAAGATCTTCCGGCTTCGTTGCCCGAATCGTCGCAGGCCGGCGCCCAGGCAGCGGTCAACCCAAATGTTTCGCGTCCGTCCGTCGAGGAAGCGATGCAGCCGGCGGGAAAAGCGGGGCCGGAGGCGCTCCCGGACGCCGTCGCCGCTGCGGTCGCGGCGCAAATTCGCCCCTTGCGCGAGCAGCTCAACGCCTTCGAGGACGAAGTCCAGCTTCGCGACATCTTGGGTGGTCTTGGCTACATCCTCGGTCTTGCCGGTCTCGCTGCGTGGCTGCGCGCACGCCAGAGGGAGCGGGCACGGCGTTGATGAACCTGCTCACCGCCGACGCCCGAAATGGCAACGGGGAAGAAACGGGCTTCGTCCAAAAGGTCGAGCCTCGCGTGCGCATTCTCTTGAGCCTCATCTTCGCGGCGGTGACCTTGGCGCTGCGTTCTCCCGCGCTGCTGGCTGCGGCGCTGGCGCTGGCGGGCGCGCTCGCCTGTCTGGCACGCCTGCCGCCCGCGCCGCTGCTGCGCCGACTTCTCGCGCTCGAGGCCTTCATGGTGCCGGTCGTGCTGTTCCTGCCGTTCACCGCGCCGGGGCCGGCCATCGCCGAGATCGCCGGCTACGCGCTCAGCCGCGACGGCATAGAGCAGGCGCTGCGCCTGGTTCTGACCAGCAACGCCGTTGCTCTCACCCTGCTGTCGCTCGTCGGCACCATCGAGCCGACGACGCTGGGGCATGCGCTGCTGCAACTGGGCGTTCCCGACAAGCTCGCGCGCATGCTGCTGTTGACGGTGCGTTACGTTGCCGTGCTACACGGCGAGTACGCCCGGCTCCGGCTCGCCATGCGGGCGCGGGCGTTCCAGCCGCACTCCGACCGCCATACGTGGACGAGCTTCGGCTACCTTTTCGGCATGCTGCTCGTCCGCAGCTTCGAGCGTTCGGAGCGCGTTGGTCAGGCAATGAAATGTCGCGGCTTTTCCGGCCGCTTTCTGACGCTGGACGCATTGCCGCCGACACGCGCCGATTGGGCCTTCGCAGGTGTCTTGTCCGCCGCGATTGCCACGCTCGGTGTTTGCCAGTTCGTCGTAGCGTGACACTGCTCTTTTCGCTGCAGGACGTCGGCTTTGCCTATCCCCATGGGCCCGCGATTCTCTCGCGGGTCAACTTCGAGTTGCGGCCGCGGGAGCGCGTGGCGATCATCGGCGCCAACGGCTCCGGCAAGACGACACTGCTGCACCTGCTCGTCGGATTGTGCAAACCGACAGCCGGATACCTCGTCGCTTTCGGTGCGGCGCGGAGCAGCGAAGCGGATTTTCGCGAGGTCCGCGCCCGCGCAGCGCTCCTCTTCCAGGACCCCGAAGACCAGCTCTTCTGCCCGACCGTCCTCGAAGACGTGGCGTTCGGTCCGCTGAACCTCGGCAAAACCCGCAAGCAGGCGGTTGGCATCGCCGAGCGCGTCCTTTTGGCGCTGGGCCTTGAGGGCTACGGCGCGCGCATCACCCACAAGTTGTCCGGCGGTGAAAAGCGGCTGGTCTCACTGGCAGCGGTGCTGGCGATGGAGCCCGATGCTCTGCTGCTTGACGAGCCGAGCAACGGGCTCGATACCGCTGCGCACGCGCGCCTGATCCATCACCTTGCCGCCTTGCCGCAAGCCCTCGTTCTCGTCTCCCACGACGAGCGCCTGATCGAAGCCTTGGCGACGCGCACTCTGCTGCTGCGTGATGGCGAGCTACAGACGCTCAACCGCTCGGAAACTTCCGACGCCACTCCCGATACGACCGAGAGTCGACAACAACCCCTCCCGATTAGCTGAACCCGCCGGACAGGACAACGCCACCCAGCACGGCCGCATAGTGGCAGGCGGCGGCGGCGGCGACGAAGCCATGCCAGATGGCCTGCTGGTAGGCGAGTTGTTCCCAGAGATGAAACAGGACGCCGGCACTGTAAAGCACGCCCCCGATCGCCAGCAGCACGACGGCCGGAGTCGCCATCGCAGTCGACAAGGGGCCGATCACCACCAGAATGGTCCAGCCGAGGAAAAGGTAAAGCAGGACGGAGAGGCGCTCGAAGCGGTTTATCCAGATCAGCTTGAGCGTCACGCCGACGCCGGCGACCGCCCAGACGTAGACCAACAGCCAGCGTGCCCATCCGGCGTCGAGCTTCATCTGCAAAAACGGCGTGTAGGTCCCGGCGATCATCAGGAAGATCGCCGCGTGATCGAGCCGGCGCAGGAGGTCCTTGTGCCGCGAGGAGGGCAAGGCGTTGTAAAGCGCTGAAGTTGTCAACATCGCCAGCAGTCCGGCGGCGTAAACCAGCAGGCTCATCGTCAGCCGGTCATTTGCCTGCGGGATTGCCACCACCATAAGCACGACGACACCGACGAGACCGGCGGAGATCGCCACGCCGTTCACGCAACAATCGGCGATCCTTTCATTGCGGCTGAGCGGGCGTGGCAGGGAAGTGCGAACACCCCAGGTTCGATACGCCATCGTCCCACTCCGTGCATCATGGCCGGCGCAGCGTTCAATCGCTGACGCGCAGCATCTCGATCAGCGCGCGCAGTCCCGCCGGCAGTTGCCGGCGACTGGGATAATATAGGAACAGGCCGGGAAATGGCGGACACCAGTCGGCGAGGACGCGCATCAGTCGTCCGCTGTCGAGATGCTGTGCGGCGTATGCCTCGAAGACAAAGGCCAGTCCGGCACCCCCCAGCGCCGCGTCAAGCATCAGCATCTGGTCGTCGAGGGTGAGCGGGCCGTCGACGTCGACCTCAAGTTCAACGCCGTCCTTCTCCAGTTCCCAGGCATAGAGCGCGCCGCTGGCGAAGCGGTAGCGAATGCAGGCGTGCGCGCGCAGGTCGTGCGGCGTCTGAGGTGGCGGCCGCTGCGCGAAGTAATCCGGCGCTCCCACGACGGAAAAGCGCACGTCCCGGCTGACGCGGACCGCCACCATGTCCTGGGCAATCCGCTCGCCGAAGCGGATTCCGGCATCGAAACCGCCGGCGACGATATCGATCAGCCGGTCATCGGTGGCGATCTCGAGGTGAATCGCCGGGTAGGCCGCGATGAAGCGGGCAATGACCGGCGCCAGGATCAGCCGTGCCGCGGCGCGGCTGACGTTTACGCGCACCGTGCCCCTCGGCGTGTCGCGAAACGCGTTCACCGTTTCGATCGCCGAAGCGATGTCGGCGAGCGCCGGATGCAGGCTGGCGAACAGCCGCTCACCTGCCGCCGACAGGCGGACACTGCGCGTCGTGCGGTTGAGCAGGCGCACGCCGAGCCGTTCTTCGAGGCCGCGCACAGCGTGGCTGAGCGCCGACGGCGACACACCGCGCTCGACAGCCGCGCGGCGGAAGCTCCGATGAACGGCGACGGCGGCGAAGTCGGCGAGATCTGCGAGGTCGGAGCGCGAAATTGATGAATTTTCCTCACTAAGCTATACACGATTATCCGGCTTATCGTCGGCTCGACAAGGGACCATTTCAGCCGCAGGCCATTCCGGCCCGTGTTTCCGACACCGGGCCCTGGCTCCCTTGGAGGAGAGCTGCAATGCAACGACGAACCCTCGGCCAGACCGGGCAGAGCATTTCCGCCATTGGCCTCGGTTGCATGGGCATGTCCGAGTTCTACGGTACCCGCGACGACGCGCAGTCACTGGACACGCTGGCCGCCGCCCTTGATCTCGGCATCGATTTTTTCGATACCGCCGATATGTACGGCTCCGGGCATAACGAAGAGTTAGTTGGACGCTTTCTTGCCGGCCGGCGCGATCGGGTGGTGCTGGCGACGAAGTTCGGCATCGTCCGCGTGCCGGGCTCGAATGAGCGGCGGATCGACAATTCGCCGGCCTACGTCCGTGCCGCCTGCGAGGCGTCGCTCAAGCGGCTGGGCGTCGAGGTGATCGATCTTTACTACGCGCACCGTCGCGATCGCAGCGTTCCGATCGAGGAGACGGTGGGGGCGATGGCTGAACTCGTTGCCGCCGGCAAGGTGCGGTTTCTCGGGCTCTCGGAAGTCTCGCCGGCGACCTTGCGCCGCGCCCACGCGGTGCACCCGATCGCCGCCGTGCAGAGCGAATACTCCTTGTGGACGCGGGACCCGGAAGGCGGGATGCTCGACGCCTGCCGCGACATCGGCGCGACCTTCGTCGCCTACTCGCCGCTCGGCCGCGCGTTTCTCACCGGCGCGGTGGTCTCCGTCGACGCGCTTGCTCCGGACGATTTCCGCCGGCAGAATCCGCGATTCCAGGGTGAAGCGTTCGTCAGCAACAAGCGCCTCGCCGATGCGCTGGCGACGTTTGCCGCCGCACGGGGAAAAACGCCGGCGCAGATTGCCCTTGCCTGGCTGATTGGCAAGGAGCCGCGCGTCGTGCCGATCCCGGGGACGAAACGGCGAGACTATCTGCACGAGAACGCGGCAGCCGTAAAGATTACCCTCACGCCCGACGAGATAAGCACGCTCGACGCAATGTTTGCTCCCTCCGCCATCGCCGCCGAGCGCTATGCCGCGGCAGGAATGCAGAGCATCGAGGCCTGAGTCTTCGGGTTTCGCGCGCTGCTATCGCCTGTGTAAAGAGCCGCTCGGCGGCTGGACATCCCGCCAGCGAAGCTGATATAAGCGCTGCCTCCGCCGGGAGCCCCGGATCGTGTCGTTTCCGATGCGATTTGGTGGCGATCGTCGTGCCCAGGTAGCTCAGTTGGTAGAGCAGCGGACTGAAAATCCGCGTGTCGGTGGTTCGAATCCGCCCCTGGGCACCACCCTTTCAATGGCTTGAGCGAAGTCATCGCTCCGCTTAGTCTACCGCGAGGAGACCTGTGCGCGGGTGGCGCTGGACTGACCGGTATGTCTTTGATTCAGATGTGGCTGTTGTGGTTTTGGAGGGAGTGATGGCGCATCGGGTAATCGGAGTCGCTACACGAAAGTGAGCTGCATGTCCGCCAGGTGAGGACGAAAGATGTCCTTTCCGTCACGCGGCGAGCAGCGACGCCTTGGTCCTGAGCGCCCGCAGCTCGCCCGGTGTAAGCTGGCCTTCGGCGTCTTAGGCGTAGTCGCCGGCAAGCGACAGATGCTCCCACCCGAACGGCGCGACGTGCCGCATCATTTCAGGCCCGACGCCGAGTTCGCCGGCGGCGAGTTGAAGATTGTGACCGACTTGAGTGCCGCCAACTTCGATTTCATCTCGTGAACAGGGGATCCGAGCGCTTGCAACGGGCATCGATGCGGGCGGTGCTCCGGGGTGGCGCTCATCGGCCGGGCAGATCGAGCGTCTCGATGCGGAGATGCCGGCCGGTCGGCCGGCGCCCTGGCGAATAACGAAACGTTAAACATTTCGCCCTAACCTGCAGAGGTCGGAAAAGCCGGCCGGTGTCGGCGTTCGCCCAAGAGGATCATGCGATGTCGACGACGATCAACAGCCTTTATCCGGGGATGGTGGCGCCGAACACGCGCAACTGGCAGACGGCGCTGCATCCGGACGTCAGCTCGCTGCTCGGCCGGCTCTATCCGCAGGACCAGGTGAGCCTGTCGCCGACGGCGAAGCTGATGCTGATGGTACAGGAGCAGATGGCCAAGGCCGCCGGCGGCGGCGCAGCGATGCCGAGCACCGAGGAGCGCTGGGCGGCGCTGCAGCAGATCGCCGCCGCCGCCGCCCAGGGCACGCCGCTGTGGCAGGGCGGCGATGTCGCCCCCGCCTCGTCGACCGCTGACACGCCGACGAGCATGACCGTGAGTGCGCACACCTTTGTCACGGGTTACGAGCGCGCGGTGGTCACCGGCGGCAGCGGCGGAGACGACATTCAGGCTCTGAACGACGTGGTGATCTCGGGCGGCGTCGGGGACGACCACCTTTATGCCAGGTCCAGCGCCGTGCTCTCCGGCGGCGACGGGCGCGATTGGTTGCAGGCCGGCAAAAACGCGGTGATCTCGGGCGGTGCCGGCTCCGACCATGTTTACGTCAATTCCAACGCCGTCGTCTCGCTGGACGAGGGCGACGACATGGTCCTCGCCAGCGGCGACAATTGCGTGATCTCCGGCGGCAGCGGCAGGGACCGGATCGACGTGCGGGGGGCCAACGCCATCGTCTCCGGCGGTGATGACGAAGACATCATCATGACCGGCCAGAACGCCCAGGTCTCGGGTGGAACCGGACAGGACGAGATCACTACGGGAGCCGGTTCGACCGTCGAGGGCGGCGAGGGCAACGACGTCCTCTACGTCGCCCACGACAGCACCATCGTCTTCGGTCGCGGCGACGGGCAGGACCGGGTCTACGGCTACTTACGATCGGCTCATGCCGGTTCCGGCGGGAACAACTACGGCGCGGCGAGCGGCTTCGTGCGCGACAGCACCATCGCGTTCCGCGAGGGCGTGAGCGCGTCCGACCTCGCGGTCAGCGAGGCCGACGGCAACCTCACGATCGCCATCAACGGCACCACCGACCGGATGACCATCTACGGCTATTCCGACCAGGACAACCTGAAGCTCTCGTTCGCCGACGGCACCACCGCAGCCCTCGCCAGCTTCCCCCGCCAGGCCCCGAGCGCCTGACCGGCGGCCATGCGTCGTCGACGAGAGGCGAGACCAACCGTACGACCCTCCGGTCCCCATTGGAAAGGGCCGGGAGTGGCCGATGATCTCGCATCGCACCATCGGCCAGCAGCAGGTCCGGCAAAGGACCCTTTGATGGTCAAGCCCGCACCTGTCCAGCAATGCACCTTGACGACGGCTTTCCGGACGCGTTGATTACCGGACGGGAAGCTGGACAGGGACAAGGTTGGCGGTGGCGCTCATCGGATATGCGAGGGTATCGACCGCGGAACAGGATGCCGCCCTCCAGCTCGACGCGCTCAGCGCGGCCGGCTGCGATCCGCTCTTCGAGGATCACGCCTCCGGTGCCAAGGCCGATCGGCCCGGCTTGGCCGAGGCGCTCTCTTACGGCCGCTCCGGCGACACGCTCGTCGTCTGGAAACTCGACCGGCTCGGCCGCTCGATGGCGCATCTCATCGACACGGTCCGCTGGCTCGAGGCGAAAGGTGTAGGCTTCCGCTCGCTCA is a genomic window of Rhodospirillales bacterium containing:
- a CDS encoding hemolysin III family protein, whose amino-acid sequence is MAYRTWGVRTSLPRPLSRNERIADCCVNGVAISAGLVGVVVLMVVAIPQANDRLTMSLLVYAAGLLAMLTTSALYNALPSSRHKDLLRRLDHAAIFLMIAGTYTPFLQMKLDAGWARWLLVYVWAVAGVGVTLKLIWINRFERLSVLLYLFLGWTILVVIGPLSTAMATPAVVLLAIGGVLYSAGVLFHLWEQLAYQQAIWHGFVAAAAACHYAAVLGGVVLSGGFS
- a CDS encoding LysR family transcriptional regulator, with protein sequence MSRSDLADLADFAAVAVHRSFRRAAVERGVSPSALSHAVRGLEERLGVRLLNRTTRSVRLSAAGERLFASLHPALADIASAIETVNAFRDTPRGTVRVNVSRAAARLILAPVIARFIAAYPAIHLEIATDDRLIDIVAGGFDAGIRFGERIAQDMVAVRVSRDVRFSVVGAPDYFAQRPPPQTPHDLRAHACIRYRFASGALYAWELEKDGVELEVDVDGPLTLDDQMLMLDAALGGAGLAFVFEAYAAQHLDSGRLMRVLADWCPPFPGLFLYYPSRRQLPAGLRALIEMLRVSD
- a CDS encoding aldo/keto reductase, giving the protein MQRRTLGQTGQSISAIGLGCMGMSEFYGTRDDAQSLDTLAAALDLGIDFFDTADMYGSGHNEELVGRFLAGRRDRVVLATKFGIVRVPGSNERRIDNSPAYVRAACEASLKRLGVEVIDLYYAHRRDRSVPIEETVGAMAELVAAGKVRFLGLSEVSPATLRRAHAVHPIAAVQSEYSLWTRDPEGGMLDACRDIGATFVAYSPLGRAFLTGAVVSVDALAPDDFRRQNPRFQGEAFVSNKRLADALATFAAARGKTPAQIALAWLIGKEPRVVPIPGTKRRDYLHENAAAVKITLTPDEISTLDAMFAPSAIAAERYAAAGMQSIEA